The segment GCAATCGACCTCTTAAATGCTCCCTTTACATCTTTGTTTCTAAGTGTGTATATAAGGGGGTTCAACATGGGTGTGATGATTCCGTAAAAAAGGGACACCATCTTTCCCCGGTCCTTGGAGGCAGGGGATGGTGGTTGCAGATACATATAGATAGCAGTGCCATAAAAAAGTGACACCACAATTAGATGGGAGCCACATGTTCCAAATGCCTTTCGTCGACCTTCAGCTGACCTTATTCTCAACACTGCTTGGACAATAAAAGCATATGATATAAGAATGAGTGCCACGGGTATTAGAAGAAATAGCACACTGATAAAGAATAGTTCAGCCTCATTTGCTGTTGTGTCTACACATGACAGCTTGAGCAGAGCAGGGACTTCGCAGAAGAAGTGATCCACTTCTTTATGGCCACAAAGCGGCATCTGAAGAGTCAAAGTGGACTGCAATACTGAGTTACTGAAGCCACTAATCCAGGATGCAGCTGCCAACTGGAGGCAGAGTCTTTGGTGCATGATCACTGAGTAATGGAGAGGGCAACAAATAGCTACAAACCTATCAAAGGACATGACGGCCAGGAGAAGACATTCAGTGGAACCCAAGgccaggaaaatgaaaagttgggCCACACAGCCACCATAACTAATTACTTTCCTGCTGTTGCATATGTTTACCAGCATTTGTGGAACTGTACTTGTGGTATAGCAAAGGTCCAGGAGTGAGAGAttagtcagaaaaaaatacatgggggtgtggagttTGGAATCCAGACGTGACACGAGAATTATTGCCAAATTGCCAAAGATGGTCAAGATATAGGAAACCAGGAATACCACAAAGAGTGGAAGCTCCAGCCACGGTCTATCTGAGAAGCCTAAGAGGATGAACTCTTGTGGGACACTCTCATTTACCTGATTCATGTTAAATGCTTCAACTCTTGGTTCCCTGAAATATAAACTCAGTGAGTTCATAAACATATTTCTTTATTGTCAGTTATAATCAT is part of the Equus caballus isolate H_3958 breed thoroughbred chromosome 20, TB-T2T, whole genome shotgun sequence genome and harbors:
- the OR2B2 gene encoding olfactory receptor 2B2-like, which encodes MNQVNESVPQEFILLGFSDRPWLELPLFVVFLVSYILTIFGNLAIILVSRLDSKLHTPMYFFLTNLSLLDLCYTTSTVPQMLVNICNSRKVISYGGCVAQLFIFLALGSTECLLLAVMSFDRFVAICCPLHYSVIMHQRLCLQLAAASWISGFSNSVLQSTLTLQMPLCGHKEVDHFFCEVPALLKLSCVDTTANEAELFFISVLFLLIPVALILISYAFIVQAVLRIRSAEGRRKAFGTCGSHLIVVSLFYGTAIYMYLQPPSPASKDRGKMVSLFYGIITPMLNPLIYTLRNKDVKGAFKRSIARASSIKKWEYPNNRPR